The following are encoded in a window of Fluviibacter phosphoraccumulans genomic DNA:
- a CDS encoding ATP-binding protein: MAIHQYPVEVQPDHLEKITRAKPIQALSELIWNGLDADATRISIAFENNELGTLDRVTVRDNGNGLSYVDAPDRFRSLGGSWKRPGATTANGRFLHGQEGRGRFKAFAIGGYAEWAVTYRRDGTCWSYTITMSGGDIRHVSISDEVETKQDTETGITLTITEPLKDFRSLDSESALTELTQIFALYLADYGDVIILVGGKRIDPSTVIASRKALNLADIEVAGKIHPARLEIVEWNGVSNRALFLCNDKRFPLTQVDRRFHIGNFQFSAYLQSSYLNIAQQEGTIELAEMQQPIVAAIDEAIKNIKDYFRNRAAEEARSYVQEWKAESIYPYQGEAVTHVEQIERQVFDIVALNVARHLPDFTESPPKNRAFQLRMLRQAIEKSPDDLQLILTEVLNLPKRKRDELSELLQDVSLSSIISAAKVVADRLKFITGLDAVLFDPEPKKRLKERTQLHRIIAENCWLFGEEYALSVDDQSLTEVLRSHKKLLGEDVVIDAPVKHVSQTRGIVDLVLSKAIRQHRANALTHLVVELKAPKVPINTDEISQIEGYAASIMNDVRFRNVGINWVFWVISDELGPHAKFRIIDEPTGLIHNAGNVSIFIKTWAQVLDENRSRLQFFQERLEHKADKGESLKYLQERHAKYLEGVFDDNLELQPSEEGSALNTESV; this comes from the coding sequence ATGGCCATTCACCAATATCCGGTTGAGGTTCAACCTGATCATCTGGAAAAGATTACTCGGGCTAAGCCAATTCAAGCTCTGTCGGAGTTGATTTGGAATGGTCTAGACGCTGATGCTACCCGTATCAGCATTGCCTTCGAGAATAACGAGCTAGGCACTCTTGATCGCGTTACAGTCCGTGACAATGGAAACGGTCTGTCTTATGTGGATGCGCCAGATCGATTTCGTAGCCTCGGAGGCTCTTGGAAGCGACCTGGTGCCACAACTGCTAATGGACGATTCTTGCACGGACAAGAAGGTCGGGGTCGGTTCAAGGCGTTTGCTATCGGTGGCTATGCAGAATGGGCTGTTACGTACAGACGAGATGGAACGTGCTGGTCGTACACGATAACGATGTCTGGGGGTGATATCCGCCATGTTTCCATCTCGGATGAGGTTGAAACTAAACAGGACACGGAAACGGGAATTACCCTCACAATTACAGAGCCTCTCAAGGATTTTAGATCACTTGATAGCGAATCTGCGCTGACTGAGCTGACCCAGATTTTTGCTTTGTATCTTGCAGATTATGGTGATGTGATAATTCTCGTTGGCGGAAAACGAATCGACCCGTCCACCGTCATTGCCAGCCGCAAAGCCTTAAATCTCGCAGACATTGAAGTAGCCGGAAAAATTCATCCCGCAAGGCTAGAAATCGTCGAATGGAATGGGGTATCAAACCGTGCTTTATTTCTCTGCAATGACAAGCGTTTTCCTCTAACCCAAGTTGATCGACGCTTTCATATCGGTAACTTCCAATTCTCGGCCTACCTTCAATCCTCCTATCTCAACATCGCACAGCAGGAGGGTACGATTGAGCTGGCTGAGATGCAGCAACCAATCGTGGCCGCAATCGACGAAGCAATAAAAAATATCAAAGACTATTTCCGGAACCGTGCTGCTGAAGAAGCACGAAGTTACGTTCAGGAATGGAAAGCTGAGTCAATCTACCCATATCAGGGTGAAGCTGTTACCCACGTCGAGCAAATCGAGCGCCAAGTGTTCGATATCGTGGCTCTCAACGTTGCCCGACACCTTCCAGATTTCACTGAATCGCCACCGAAAAACAGAGCATTCCAGTTGCGAATGCTCCGACAGGCGATCGAAAAGAGTCCTGACGATCTGCAGCTGATTCTGACTGAAGTCCTGAATCTTCCAAAACGGAAACGGGATGAGCTTTCCGAATTGCTTCAGGACGTTTCCCTGTCTTCAATCATTAGCGCTGCGAAAGTCGTGGCCGATAGGCTTAAATTTATAACCGGCCTGGATGCAGTGCTCTTCGATCCTGAACCAAAGAAACGTCTCAAGGAGCGAACGCAGCTTCATCGCATCATCGCTGAAAACTGCTGGTTGTTCGGTGAAGAGTATGCTCTTTCCGTCGACGATCAATCGCTGACGGAGGTGCTTCGATCGCACAAAAAGCTTCTGGGAGAGGATGTCGTTATCGATGCACCGGTCAAGCACGTTTCGCAGACTAGAGGGATTGTGGACTTGGTGCTTTCAAAGGCGATACGTCAACATCGAGCCAACGCCCTAACGCACTTGGTTGTAGAGCTTAAAGCACCTAAGGTCCCAATCAATACTGATGAAATTTCACAGATTGAAGGGTATGCCGCATCGATCATGAATGACGTTCGATTCCGGAACGTTGGAATTAACTGGGTATTTTGGGTCATCAGCGACGAACTGGGTCCGCACGCAAAATTCCGCATTATTGACGAGCCTACGGGGTTGATCCACAACGCTGGCAATGTCTCTATTTTCATCAAAACCTGGGCTCAAGTACTTGATGAAAATCGTTCTCGGCTTCAGTTTTTCCAGGAACGCCTTGAGCACAAGGCTGACAAAGGGGAATCCCTGAAATACCTGCAAGAGCGCCATGCCAAATATCTGGAAGGTGTCTTTGATGACAATCTGGAACTGCAGCCATCTGAGGAAGGCTCGGCACTGAATACTGAGTCAGTATGA
- a CDS encoding lytic transglycosylase domain-containing protein: MRRLWVALIGFVIALPGWTQTSSLSDCLLGNRGQSVACTSQIVRLESQYAYVPQMAHNAGIDPALILAVIAVESSYAQLKLTDRGGIGPMQITPIAARESGINDLTYLLSDTVNVQTGTRYLQKMMQRFGDWRLALAAYNAGPGAVQKYRGIPPYRETQA; encoded by the coding sequence ATGCGCCGGTTATGGGTAGCGCTTATCGGCTTTGTGATTGCCCTGCCCGGATGGACACAGACGTCATCACTTTCTGATTGCCTCCTGGGCAATCGCGGCCAGTCAGTAGCTTGTACATCCCAGATTGTCCGGCTTGAATCCCAGTATGCATACGTCCCACAAATGGCCCATAACGCGGGAATTGATCCTGCTCTGATACTGGCCGTGATTGCTGTTGAATCGAGCTACGCTCAATTGAAGCTCACAGACCGTGGCGGGATCGGGCCGATGCAGATCACGCCCATCGCTGCCAGAGAATCAGGGATCAATGATCTGACCTATCTACTGTCTGACACCGTAAATGTCCAGACAGGCACACGTTACTTGCAGAAGATGATGCAGCGGTTTGGCGACTGGCGTCTGGCATTAGCCGCCTACAATGCTGGCCCGGGTGCGGTACAGAAATATCGGGGGATTCCACCCTATCGGGAAACCCAGGCGTAA
- a CDS encoding LexA family protein: protein MSKTKTSPAHGGKREGAGRKARFGEPTTLVRVPESAKAVVVDFLDELALKCRTEPRWPDHLTPVKLAESPTAFKVPLFAHTVRAGFPSPADDYVADTLDLNDHLMPRKEASFLLRAKGDSMVGAGIHDGDILIIDRSITPTDGRVVIATLDGQFTVKTLEKKRGRIRLLPANPNFEPIELKDEQELQIWGVVTNVIHSLKP from the coding sequence ATGTCAAAGACCAAAACCTCCCCGGCTCATGGCGGCAAGCGTGAAGGCGCTGGCCGCAAAGCCCGATTCGGTGAACCGACAACGCTGGTACGGGTGCCGGAAAGCGCTAAAGCGGTGGTCGTTGATTTCCTCGACGAACTAGCCCTGAAGTGCCGGACAGAACCACGGTGGCCAGATCATCTGACGCCAGTGAAACTGGCAGAGAGCCCGACCGCATTCAAAGTCCCGCTGTTCGCGCATACCGTGCGTGCCGGTTTTCCGAGTCCTGCTGATGATTATGTTGCCGATACGCTGGATCTGAATGACCACCTTATGCCCCGCAAGGAGGCCTCCTTCCTGCTCAGGGCAAAAGGAGACAGCATGGTGGGTGCTGGCATACACGATGGAGATATCCTCATCATCGACCGTTCGATTACGCCTACGGACGGGCGTGTAGTGATTGCAACGCTGGACGGCCAGTTCACCGTCAAGACGCTGGAGAAGAAACGCGGCAGGATCCGTCTGCTTCCCGCTAACCCTAATTTTGAACCGATAGAGCTCAAAGACGAGCAGGAACTCCAGATCTGG